A single window of Leptospira semungkisensis DNA harbors:
- a CDS encoding Acg family FMN-binding oxidoreductase, with protein sequence MTRKKFLKLGLASGAVLTVPQFLQYCSSVETRKYYERKDPLDPTFLSGSESPILKAIRIGISAPNPHNIQPWKFKILSEDSALLYVDDTRLLKETDPPFRQVHIGQGTFLEVLSLGASRFGYKAEISLFPEGKYTTKDVGKKPIAKIILKKQDAILVEPISLFISERATKRSIYEGEDLTEQDFSAIRKDANIRYSELGFIPKSQSETLRKQVVSAMNVETYTYPKYEESRIWFRYNDSEMEKFKDGISMRGFGVSGLRNFVARNFFLTPGKEIWHSDDNKKGGMDIFASQVESSKGFAFIKTSKNEPLDWVQAGRDYARLHLSVTKNGFALHPLSQILQEFPEMKELRTQFESSLKPGEKIQMLVRLGRSDYRFFSPRRDVQDFILR encoded by the coding sequence ATGACTCGGAAAAAATTCCTCAAACTAGGCCTTGCCTCCGGCGCAGTTTTGACGGTTCCTCAGTTTTTACAATATTGCTCCAGTGTTGAAACTAGAAAATACTACGAAAGAAAAGATCCTCTCGATCCGACCTTTCTTTCCGGATCGGAGAGCCCGATCCTAAAAGCCATCCGCATAGGAATTTCTGCCCCTAATCCCCACAATATCCAGCCTTGGAAATTTAAGATCCTAAGTGAAGACTCTGCTCTTTTGTATGTGGACGATACGCGCTTACTTAAAGAAACAGATCCTCCGTTTAGGCAAGTGCATATAGGTCAGGGAACCTTTTTAGAAGTACTAAGCCTAGGAGCTTCTCGTTTTGGTTACAAGGCTGAGATCTCTCTTTTTCCTGAAGGAAAATACACTACTAAGGATGTGGGAAAGAAGCCGATCGCAAAAATCATATTAAAAAAACAAGATGCGATTCTTGTAGAACCGATCTCTTTATTCATTTCAGAGAGGGCGACCAAGAGATCCATTTACGAAGGAGAAGATCTAACCGAGCAAGACTTCTCCGCAATTCGTAAAGACGCAAACATTCGTTACTCCGAACTTGGTTTTATTCCTAAGTCTCAATCGGAGACATTGAGAAAGCAAGTAGTCTCTGCAATGAACGTAGAAACGTATACCTATCCGAAGTATGAGGAATCCAGGATCTGGTTTAGATACAACGATTCCGAGATGGAAAAGTTCAAAGATGGGATCTCAATGAGAGGCTTCGGTGTATCCGGCTTGAGAAATTTTGTCGCAAGAAATTTCTTTTTAACTCCCGGAAAAGAGATCTGGCACTCGGATGATAACAAGAAAGGTGGCATGGATATATTCGCTTCTCAAGTAGAAAGCTCCAAAGGATTTGCTTTTATCAAGACTAGCAAGAACGAACCCTTGGATTGGGTGCAAGCGGGAAGGGACTATGCAAGATTGCATCTCTCCGTCACCAAAAACGGATTTGCGCTACATCCTTTGAGTCAGATTCTTCAAGAATTTCCGGAGATGAAAGAGTTGAGAACCCAATTTGAATCTTCTTTAAAGCCGGGAGAAAAGATCCAGATGTTGGTTCGCTTGGGTAGAAGTGACTATCGTTTCTTCAGTCCCAGACGGGATGTACAAGACTTTATTCTGCGTTAA
- the surE gene encoding 5'/3'-nucleotidase SurE — MNILITNDDGISSNGILALEKVLGKEHNTFLIAPLKERSATSMALSIHDALRVEKVNENHYIVDGFPVDCVNIGLHGNIFPKIDLVISGINRGVNMGHDVHYSGTVGAARHGAIHNRRCIAVSSGNWDKTYDYIKEAELVREILQAWTENFQPGIVYNVNIPEKFEASLSSIEVARLGKRTYVDTYESKPIIGGISEFFLGGSDLGHLKEEGTDFDIFFKGKVPITPLGLDQTEKSELEEFKKRIHARSK; from the coding sequence ATGAACATCCTGATTACTAACGACGACGGAATCTCCTCCAATGGGATCCTTGCTTTAGAAAAAGTTCTGGGTAAAGAACATAACACTTTCTTGATCGCTCCTCTAAAGGAACGCTCCGCAACTTCTATGGCTCTCAGCATTCACGATGCTTTAAGAGTGGAAAAAGTGAATGAGAACCATTATATCGTAGATGGCTTCCCTGTAGACTGTGTGAACATAGGACTGCATGGAAATATATTTCCAAAGATCGATTTAGTAATCTCAGGCATCAATCGCGGAGTGAACATGGGACATGATGTCCATTACTCCGGCACAGTGGGCGCTGCAAGACATGGAGCAATACACAATCGTCGTTGCATAGCGGTCAGCTCCGGGAATTGGGACAAGACTTACGACTATATAAAAGAAGCAGAACTTGTTCGAGAAATACTCCAAGCATGGACAGAAAACTTTCAACCAGGCATCGTATACAATGTCAATATCCCCGAAAAGTTCGAAGCCTCTCTTTCTTCCATTGAAGTAGCAAGACTTGGCAAGAGAACCTATGTAGATACATACGAATCCAAACCGATCATTGGAGGAATCTCGGAATTCTTTTTGGGAGGATCGGACCTAGGACATCTAAAAGAAGAAGGGACAGATTTCGATATCTTCTTCAAGGGCAAGGTGCCAATCACTCCTCTTGGTTTAGACCAAACCGAAAAATCGGAACTGGAAGAATTCAAGAAAAGGATCCACGCAAGATCAAAATGA
- a CDS encoding DUF488 domain-containing protein, which translates to MKLKIQIKRVYEDPSPKDGKRILVDRLWPRGISKEAVKIDLWLKEISPSNELRKWYGHDPEHWQEFKNRYFKELKSNPEGVAKLKASLDQSVITFLYSAKNTDYNNAVALKEFLSG; encoded by the coding sequence TTGAAATTGAAGATACAGATCAAAAGAGTATATGAGGATCCGAGTCCGAAAGATGGAAAAAGGATCCTGGTGGATCGACTCTGGCCGAGAGGAATCAGCAAAGAAGCAGTAAAGATCGATCTTTGGTTGAAGGAGATTTCTCCGAGTAACGAACTCAGAAAATGGTACGGTCATGATCCGGAGCATTGGCAAGAATTTAAGAATCGATACTTTAAGGAATTGAAATCCAATCCGGAAGGAGTCGCAAAATTAAAAGCCTCTTTAGATCAATCGGTGATCACGTTTTTATATTCTGCTAAAAATACCGACTACAATAATGCGGTCGCGTTAAAGGAATTTCTTTCCGGCTAG
- a CDS encoding TIGR01777 family oxidoreductase, whose translation MLIGIAGGTGLIGSMLAIRLKAEGHRVRIFSRSGKLPPRLQRISEWDVRIGTLPTRADLEGVEGVINLAGEPIAGVRWTPEYKQRIRSSRVDFTRDLVGRLSAMGEFGPKFLFNASAVGIYGSFDTATPPFDEDSAPAEDELGVLCKDWEEEAMEAEKAGVRTVLLRTGVVLTTEGGALASMLPAFKLFAGGPIGSGNQVLSWVHIEDQLSAILFLLRKEEARGPFNIVSPEPLSNEQFSKTLGKTLGRPAFTRMPSFALSLALGEGSIVATHGQRVVPKRLLELGYKFRYPNLEGALRNLLG comes from the coding sequence ATGCTCATTGGAATTGCCGGCGGTACGGGACTAATCGGATCCATGTTGGCGATCCGCTTGAAAGCGGAAGGTCATAGAGTCAGAATTTTCAGCCGCAGCGGAAAGCTTCCCCCTCGCCTCCAAAGAATTTCAGAATGGGATGTTAGGATAGGAACTCTTCCTACACGCGCAGACTTAGAAGGAGTCGAAGGCGTGATCAATCTTGCCGGCGAACCGATTGCAGGAGTTCGCTGGACCCCTGAATACAAACAAAGGATCAGATCTTCCCGAGTGGATTTCACAAGAGACCTGGTCGGACGTTTGAGTGCGATGGGAGAATTCGGGCCTAAGTTTTTATTCAATGCTTCCGCAGTGGGAATATATGGTTCTTTCGATACTGCAACTCCTCCTTTCGACGAGGACAGCGCTCCCGCCGAAGACGAGTTAGGTGTTCTTTGCAAAGATTGGGAAGAAGAAGCGATGGAAGCCGAAAAAGCTGGAGTTCGCACAGTTCTTCTCAGAACGGGAGTAGTGCTTACAACAGAAGGCGGAGCACTTGCTTCTATGTTGCCTGCATTCAAATTATTCGCAGGTGGCCCGATTGGTAGCGGAAACCAAGTATTATCTTGGGTGCATATCGAAGATCAACTCTCTGCAATTCTATTCCTTCTTCGCAAAGAAGAAGCAAGAGGACCTTTCAATATAGTTTCTCCGGAACCTCTTTCCAACGAACAGTTTAGCAAAACATTGGGAAAGACTTTAGGACGTCCTGCATTCACTCGCATGCCTTCCTTTGCACTTTCCTTAGCACTCGGCGAAGGTTCGATCGTAGCAACACATGGCCAAAGAGTGGTGCCAAAAAGACTGCTTGAGCTAGGATATAAATTCAGATATCCGAATCTAGAAGGCGCGCTTCGAAATCTTTTAGGCTAA
- the sppA gene encoding signal peptide peptidase SppA, which produces MDRNRIALAVTFVVTILSLLVGLINLASSTSSSKLTKVDGGSGFGTDRLGAALIRIEGEIHSGSSSYESAGAQTILEQLRAVEDDSNMVGVLIEINSPGGSVGASQEIYKEIMYLRKEKNKKVVVSMKDIAASGGYYIASAADKIYALGGTLTGSIGVIAIAPNIKGLLDRYGVKVRTFKEGKYKDSLSLFRDNTAEEDAMIQKMLSDTYEEFVEDVAKGRNQTVKFVEALAEGRVYSGQDAFRNKLVDDIGGRREALAELSKLCNYEGTLPLYEEETNPWDKFFQLLQAKSGGIFGGEKAILQELKRSPVLVLYPQAMAW; this is translated from the coding sequence GTGGATCGAAATCGAATCGCCTTAGCCGTTACCTTTGTAGTAACCATTCTTTCATTGCTAGTAGGACTAATTAATCTGGCCTCTAGCACCTCTTCCTCCAAGCTCACCAAGGTAGACGGTGGCTCAGGATTCGGTACAGACCGACTGGGAGCCGCACTCATCAGGATCGAAGGAGAAATCCATTCAGGATCTTCTAGCTATGAGTCTGCGGGAGCGCAAACCATCTTGGAACAGCTTCGAGCCGTCGAAGATGATTCAAATATGGTGGGCGTACTCATCGAGATCAACTCACCCGGTGGTTCGGTTGGAGCCTCTCAAGAAATCTATAAAGAGATCATGTATCTCCGCAAAGAGAAGAACAAGAAGGTAGTGGTCTCCATGAAAGACATCGCCGCCTCCGGAGGATATTATATCGCTTCTGCAGCAGATAAGATCTACGCGTTAGGCGGAACATTAACCGGTTCCATAGGAGTGATAGCTATTGCTCCCAATATCAAGGGACTATTAGATCGATACGGAGTTAAGGTCCGCACTTTCAAAGAAGGAAAGTACAAAGATTCTCTTTCCTTATTCAGAGACAATACTGCTGAAGAAGACGCTATGATCCAGAAAATGCTCTCGGATACCTACGAAGAATTCGTAGAAGATGTAGCAAAAGGCAGAAATCAAACCGTTAAGTTCGTTGAGGCCTTAGCAGAAGGAAGAGTATATTCCGGCCAAGATGCATTCCGAAACAAACTCGTAGACGATATCGGAGGAAGAAGAGAAGCCTTAGCAGAGCTCTCCAAACTTTGCAACTACGAGGGAACCCTTCCTCTGTATGAAGAAGAAACAAATCCTTGGGACAAATTCTTTCAATTGTTGCAAGCAAAGTCTGGCGGGATATTCGGAGGAGAAAAGGCAATCCTCCAAGAACTAAAAAGATCTCCCGTACTCGTTTTGTATCCTCAGGCAATGGCTTGGTAA
- a CDS encoding DUF4349 domain-containing protein, with the protein MFRTLLCILSIVFLQCSSAYKEQSPFSPKQVEADSDKVTEQRIVIYDASIDIEVGDPESASKQILELALKYEGYTLISGNKFVKIRVASKYFQTAISDIESLGTTSFKQVEGKDVTEEFTDSKIRLENKLKARERYLELLKKAENVDSTLKVEKELERLNGEIESYKGKIERLSHLAKFSTISVRLQKKQILGPLGYIFWVIGKGLKLLFIIE; encoded by the coding sequence ATGTTCCGGACCCTTCTTTGCATTTTATCAATCGTCTTCTTACAATGTTCTTCCGCCTATAAGGAACAAAGTCCCTTCTCACCTAAGCAGGTAGAAGCCGACAGCGATAAAGTCACAGAGCAGAGAATTGTTATCTATGATGCAAGCATAGATATCGAAGTAGGCGATCCTGAATCTGCCTCAAAACAAATCTTGGAATTAGCTCTTAAATACGAAGGGTATACTCTAATCTCCGGAAACAAGTTCGTAAAGATCAGAGTTGCATCTAAATACTTCCAAACTGCAATTTCAGATATCGAATCCCTTGGCACTACCTCATTCAAACAAGTAGAAGGTAAAGACGTAACCGAAGAATTCACAGACAGCAAGATCCGTTTAGAAAATAAATTAAAGGCAAGAGAAAGATACTTAGAGTTACTCAAGAAAGCGGAGAATGTGGACTCTACATTGAAAGTAGAAAAAGAATTAGAAAGATTGAACGGTGAGATAGAAAGCTATAAAGGAAAAATCGAGCGACTCTCCCATCTCGCTAAATTTTCTACCATCAGCGTGCGATTACAGAAGAAGCAAATACTAGGACCTCTAGGTTATATATTCTGGGTAATCGGAAAAGGACTTAAGCTTTTATTCATTATAGAATAA
- the ompL47 gene encoding multi-beta-barrel domain surface protein OmpL47, which translates to MNRNPLWVSLACLLVSSAIFAQTSPGSNPPKSVAPKAETARTQPSSSADRTERESSSEKPDMYINSQSSFDFNSRDEGSTVDYIEYKVGSGDYTKYVSAITLVKEGLTKITYRAVDKAGNKEPEKHLNVLVDNTPPSTKIAPSSALIVHENTNYATRTVTYTITAQDNLAGVQDIKISLNGSEPRVYDGRPIQLDRAGVNTIKFSAVDKSGNISTDSVLAVTVDQEKPLVELFGSALVTVKDKIYVKHGNSFTIKASDTLSGIKQIFYKVDSGEWKAYAEPVSVEAQGNHTIEAKSVDSVGNESDVKRIAFIVDTTPPETKIQKVDNKPAPAAKPASSTPPSTTAPTNSEN; encoded by the coding sequence ATGAATCGAAATCCCTTATGGGTCTCTCTAGCGTGCTTGCTAGTTTCCAGTGCAATCTTCGCTCAAACTTCACCAGGTTCTAATCCGCCAAAAAGCGTTGCTCCCAAGGCTGAGACTGCAAGAACTCAACCTTCCTCTTCGGCGGATCGCACTGAACGCGAGTCTTCTTCTGAAAAACCGGATATGTATATCAACTCTCAATCTTCCTTTGATTTTAATTCTAGGGACGAAGGTTCTACAGTAGATTATATCGAATATAAGGTCGGTTCAGGCGATTATACTAAGTATGTTTCTGCAATCACTTTAGTAAAAGAAGGTCTTACCAAGATCACATATCGTGCCGTGGATAAAGCGGGGAATAAGGAACCTGAGAAACATCTGAATGTTCTCGTGGACAACACTCCACCTTCCACAAAGATCGCGCCTAGTTCTGCTCTGATCGTTCATGAGAATACGAACTATGCGACCAGGACAGTTACGTATACGATTACTGCTCAGGATAATTTGGCAGGAGTGCAAGACATTAAGATTTCTTTAAACGGTTCCGAGCCTAGAGTTTACGATGGTAGACCTATTCAACTCGACAGAGCCGGAGTAAACACCATCAAGTTTTCTGCAGTGGATAAATCAGGAAATATTTCTACAGACTCCGTATTAGCAGTGACTGTGGACCAAGAAAAACCGCTGGTAGAGCTCTTTGGTTCCGCTTTAGTAACTGTGAAAGATAAGATTTATGTTAAGCACGGAAACTCTTTCACCATTAAGGCTTCTGATACTCTTTCCGGTATCAAACAGATCTTTTATAAAGTAGATTCAGGAGAATGGAAGGCTTATGCCGAGCCAGTTTCTGTAGAGGCTCAAGGAAATCATACGATAGAAGCTAAGTCAGTAGATTCGGTAGGAAATGAAAGCGATGTAAAAAGGATCGCATTTATCGTAGATACCACTCCTCCTGAAACTAAGATCCAAAAAGTGGATAATAAGCCGGCACCTGCTGCTAAGCCTGCTTCTTCAACTCCACCTTCAACAACTGCTCCAACTAATTCAGAAAACTAA
- the trxA gene encoding thioredoxin, with amino-acid sequence MENTLPGSFNDLLNNHDKPILVDFWAEWCGPCKMVAPELEKFAQAHKGEVTVVKVNIDEKPELAQQYGIQSIPTLVLFKQGQIAEKVVGAIPQAQMEKVFAPKLV; translated from the coding sequence ATGGAAAACACATTACCAGGTTCCTTTAACGACCTACTCAACAACCACGATAAACCGATCCTTGTAGATTTTTGGGCTGAATGGTGCGGCCCTTGTAAGATGGTAGCTCCTGAGCTAGAAAAATTTGCTCAGGCTCATAAAGGAGAGGTCACCGTCGTTAAAGTCAATATCGACGAGAAACCTGAGTTAGCTCAACAGTATGGAATACAATCCATCCCTACTCTCGTTCTTTTCAAACAAGGACAGATCGCAGAGAAGGTTGTAGGAGCTATTCCTCAAGCGCAGATGGAAAAAGTCTTCGCTCCTAAATTAGTTTAA
- a CDS encoding tetratricopeptide repeat protein: MTEKKTARKIPPKRRIFTEILKENYTFAITLIDREMTESGKDPELLYNFAICCSRTGNHKKCVSVLEELLETFPKFSERDNAFRMMIYSLIKTGNHKLAIERTDERLKLAVDDIVLLSLKASAQEKSGEIKAAIETHLRILRLRPDHKNSLNSVAYLLLEGKEPKPEEIKMAMENLKRALQLEPDNAAYLDSFGVLLSKLGKQEEARRAFEKALVKAPSEDIILEHLKKLSQSK; this comes from the coding sequence ATGACGGAGAAGAAGACTGCAAGAAAGATTCCTCCCAAGAGAAGGATCTTTACCGAGATCCTGAAGGAGAATTATACATTCGCAATCACATTGATTGATCGAGAAATGACCGAATCCGGAAAGGACCCGGAACTACTTTATAATTTTGCAATATGCTGTTCTCGCACAGGTAACCACAAAAAATGCGTTTCTGTCCTTGAAGAATTGCTCGAAACCTTTCCAAAATTCTCCGAAAGAGATAACGCTTTCAGAATGATGATCTATTCCCTGATCAAAACGGGAAATCACAAGCTCGCTATCGAAAGAACCGACGAGAGATTGAAGCTTGCAGTAGACGATATCGTGCTTCTTTCCCTAAAAGCATCCGCCCAGGAAAAATCCGGAGAAATAAAAGCAGCAATCGAAACGCATCTCAGAATACTCAGACTCAGACCGGACCACAAAAACAGTCTGAACTCGGTCGCATACTTGCTTTTAGAAGGAAAAGAACCTAAACCGGAAGAGATTAAAATGGCCATGGAAAATCTGAAACGGGCCCTGCAACTCGAACCGGACAATGCAGCCTATTTAGATTCTTTTGGAGTATTGCTCTCTAAATTGGGCAAACAGGAAGAAGCCAGAAGAGCTTTCGAAAAGGCCCTAGTCAAAGCTCCTTCCGAAGATATTATTTTGGAACATCTCAAAAAACTCTCTCAAAGCAAGTAA
- a CDS encoding SAM-dependent methyltransferase, whose protein sequence is MDYTIRPVAMIVNSRKETEDDYWAEIVSEIRLEDDLPAEALDGIEAFSHLEIIYIFHKALDKPVVLGSEHPRENKKWPKVGIFSQRKKNRPNHLGATIVELLRRDGRNLLVKYLDAIDGTPVVDIKPVMREFLPMSSVSQPDWSSELMTNYWE, encoded by the coding sequence ATGGATTATACGATTCGACCGGTCGCCATGATCGTGAACTCACGCAAGGAAACGGAAGACGATTATTGGGCTGAGATCGTATCCGAGATTCGTTTAGAAGATGATCTTCCCGCCGAAGCATTGGATGGGATCGAGGCATTTTCTCATTTGGAGATCATATATATTTTTCATAAAGCCTTAGATAAGCCTGTGGTCTTAGGAAGTGAGCATCCTAGAGAGAATAAGAAATGGCCTAAGGTTGGGATCTTTTCTCAAAGAAAGAAGAACCGACCGAATCATCTTGGCGCTACCATCGTGGAATTGTTGAGAAGGGATGGAAGAAATCTTCTCGTAAAATATCTGGATGCTATCGATGGAACTCCTGTAGTAGATATCAAACCTGTGATGAGAGAATTCCTTCCTATGTCCTCGGTGTCTCAACCGGATTGGTCTAGCGAGTTGATGACGAATTATTGGGAGTAG